The genomic segment ATAATGCTATCATTGCAAACCTTGAAGAACAAGCAAAGCTTATCTTTGAAAAAGAGTTTATGAAAAATGATTTAATTAAAGAGAATAAATTTGAATTTCAGAAGTTTGGAGAATTATTTAAATTTGTAAAGGGAAAAAAGCCGAAAAATATTAGTGATCTGCCGCAAGAAGATTATATACCATATCTTGTAAAAAAATATATAGATAGCAATGAAGTTACATTTGCGTCTAGTAATGATGGTATTCTAATAGATGACCTTGATGTTTTCATGTTAATGGATGGAGCAAACTCGGGGAATATTTATTATGGATACAATGGAATCCTTGGTTCTACCTTTAGTTGGCTTAAAAATGATAATGATATGGTCAACGAATACATCTATTGGTATTTACTTATTAATCAAGATTTCGTTAGAAACCAAAATACTGGTTCAGCTATACCACATGCTAATAAAGACTATATAAATAATCTTGAAGTAATGTTGCCTATAAATATTGAAACGGATAAAACATTAAAAGCTTTAAAAAATATGAGATTATATTCTATTAATCTACGTAGAGAGAGCAATAAATTAGTAGAAACCCGTGACACACTAATCCCTAAATTAATGTCAGAAGAACTTCGAATAGAAGAAGCAATTGCAACAAAATAGAAGGTACCTAATGTCAATTTCATTTAGGAGGTGAGTCAATGGCAGAAGTTAAGTTTTTAGAAGAAGGACTAGAGAATGTCTTTCTCAAGGAAATTCAGGATTTAGGTTATCAATTTATACCGCAACAAGAAATCGTTCGTTCAAGCTATAAGAGGCCTATTGCAAAGGAAGTATTGAAAGATAGTTTAGCTCAGATTAATCCGGATGTGTCTTTGGATGTTATTGAACAAGCGCTTTATCACATCCTACATATCGATGCGGGTTTGTTAGAAAGTCGAAATGAACGTTTTTTTGACTATCTACAAAAGGGTGTAGAAGTCAGTCATTATGAACAAGGTAAACAAAAAACGACTCGAGTTCATTTAGTGGATTATAAAAATATTGATAAGAATGATTTCATGGTTACCAACCAATATACAATGATTGGTAAAGAACAAAAACGCCCCGACATTGTCATTTTTCTAAATGGGCTTCCTATTATTGTGATTGAATTAAAGTCTGCCACAACTACCCAAGCAGATATATCAAGCGCTTATCGACAAATCAAAAATTATCAACACGATATTGAAGAACTCTTTGTCTATAATGCATTCAATATTATTTCAGACTTTACCCATACAAAAGTAGGAACCATCACTTCTAATGAATCCTGGTATAAAGAATGGAAGACAACGGATGGGAATTATGAGAGTACAAAATATGCAGATTATAGTACGTTATTGACTGGTATTTTAAAAAAAGATCGATTGTTAGACATTCTTAAAAACTTTATTCTTTTTGAACATAGAGAAGGTAATACAATCAAAATAATGGGACAGTATCACCAATATTTTGCGGTTCATAAAGCAGTACAATCAACCTTTCAAGCGATGAAAGATGGGAATGGCCGTGGGGGTGTATTTTGGCATACACAAGGATCTGGGAAATCACTTTCTATGGTGTTTTATACACAGTTAATGACACGCACTCTTGATCAACCAACATTTGTAGTACTAACAGACCGAAACGATTTGGATGATCAGCTTTACGGGCAATTTTCACGTGTTCAAGAATTTTTAAGACAAACACCCATACAAGCAAATTCTCGAAGCCATTTAAAAGAATTACTCAATGATCGAAAATCAAACGGTATCTTCTTTTCAACGATGCAGAAGTTTGCGGAGTCTGAGGAACCGTTGACGAACAGGAAAGATGTTATTGTGATGACGGATGAAGCTCACCGCTCTCAATATGGCTTAAGAGAAAAGGTGTCTCGAGTTGGAAAAATTCAACATGGTATGGCACGTATCGTTCGAGAATCCTTACCAGAAGCGACCTATATTGGGTTTACAGGAACACCCTTAACTGAGAATGATAAAGATACTCAAGAAGTCTTTGGAAGCTATATCGACGTGTATGATATGTCTCAATCAGTAGAAGATGGTGCTACAAAACCAATTTATTATGAAAATCGAGTCATTAATTTAAATCTTAACGATGAAGTGTTAAAACAAATTGATGCTAAGTATAATGAACTCGCTAATCTAGCTGAAGAATCAGAAATTGAGAAAAGCAAACAAGAACTTAGTCGTTTAGAAATATTGTTAGGTTCCGATCAAGCTATTGATACTTTAGTAAAAGACATTATCAAACATTATGAGGAAAACCGAGCTGATTTATTAACAGGAAAAGCGATGGTTGTTGCCTATAATCGCCGTATCGGTATGAAACTATACCAACGAATGATTGAATTACGTCCAGAGTGGCAGGATAAAGTTGAAGTCGTTATGACTAGCAATAATAATGATCCGGAAGAATGGAAAGAAGTAATAGGCTCAAAAACTGATCGAGGAGAGTTAGCTCGTAAATTTAAAGACAATGGTGATCCAATGAAAATTGCTATTGTGGTTGATATGTGGTTAACCGGTTTTGACGTACCTAGTTTATCTACGATGTATATTTATAAACCAATGAAAAGTCATAACTTGATGCAGGCAATTGCTCGAGTAAACAGAGTCTTTGAGGAGAAAGAAGGCGGATTGATTGTTGATTATATTGGTATTGGAAAAGCTCTGAAAGAAGCAATGAGTAACTATACCAAAACTGACCAAGAGGCCATTGATAATGCGAATATACGAGATTCTGCTTATCCTAAGTTTCAAGAAAAGCTAGAGGTCTGTCGAAATGTTTTCTTTAATAACTTTAATTACTCTAGAATATTTTCAAAAGAAACAATAGATGCTGACATGGCAGACTTAATCCGTGAAGGTATTAATCATATTCTAAGTGTGAATGTAGAGATGCAAAAAGATTTTAAAGATCAATCCTACCAATTAAAGCAAGCTCATACCCTTTGTTCATCTGTCACAACAGATAAAGAACAAAGAGAAGCAGCTTATATCGAAGCAATTCGTATCAGTCACAATCGAATTACTAGCACCTCATCGAAATTATCAAAAAAAGAAATTAATGAACAGATTAGTGAGCTATTACATCAATCGATTCAAAGTAAAGGAGTGATAAACCTCTTCCAAGACTTTGAACGCG from the Carnobacterium inhibens subsp. inhibens DSM 13024 genome contains:
- a CDS encoding restriction endonuclease subunit S, with the translated sequence MYNEWKMVTIGSLGKIVTGMTPGTKNKENYGNDFLFLTPSDDMEQRFVGETKRKLSSVGVKIVQNKVLPKNSISISCIGSQLGKVVITKKETVTNQQINSIIPYDNVDYMFLYYSMLIAGKKLNYLSKTSTAVPIINKTEFSEFEILLPPLSEQKLIANILSSFDNKIENNNAIIANLEEQAKLIFEKEFMKNDLIKENKFEFQKFGELFKFVKGKKPKNISDLPQEDYIPYLVKKYIDSNEVTFASSNDGILIDDLDVFMLMDGANSGNIYYGYNGILGSTFSWLKNDNDMVNEYIYWYLLINQDFVRNQNTGSAIPHANKDYINNLEVMLPINIETDKTLKALKNMRLYSINLRRESNKLVETRDTLIPKLMSEELRIEEAIATK
- a CDS encoding type I restriction endonuclease subunit R, with the protein product MAEVKFLEEGLENVFLKEIQDLGYQFIPQQEIVRSSYKRPIAKEVLKDSLAQINPDVSLDVIEQALYHILHIDAGLLESRNERFFDYLQKGVEVSHYEQGKQKTTRVHLVDYKNIDKNDFMVTNQYTMIGKEQKRPDIVIFLNGLPIIVIELKSATTTQADISSAYRQIKNYQHDIEELFVYNAFNIISDFTHTKVGTITSNESWYKEWKTTDGNYESTKYADYSTLLTGILKKDRLLDILKNFILFEHREGNTIKIMGQYHQYFAVHKAVQSTFQAMKDGNGRGGVFWHTQGSGKSLSMVFYTQLMTRTLDQPTFVVLTDRNDLDDQLYGQFSRVQEFLRQTPIQANSRSHLKELLNDRKSNGIFFSTMQKFAESEEPLTNRKDVIVMTDEAHRSQYGLREKVSRVGKIQHGMARIVRESLPEATYIGFTGTPLTENDKDTQEVFGSYIDVYDMSQSVEDGATKPIYYENRVINLNLNDEVLKQIDAKYNELANLAEESEIEKSKQELSRLEILLGSDQAIDTLVKDIIKHYEENRADLLTGKAMVVAYNRRIGMKLYQRMIELRPEWQDKVEVVMTSNNNDPEEWKEVIGSKTDRGELARKFKDNGDPMKIAIVVDMWLTGFDVPSLSTMYIYKPMKSHNLMQAIARVNRVFEEKEGGLIVDYIGIGKALKEAMSNYTKTDQEAIDNANIRDSAYPKFQEKLEVCRNVFFNNFNYSRIFSKETIDADMADLIREGINHILSVNVEMQKDFKDQSYQLKQAHTLCSSVTTDKEQREAAYIEAIRISHNRITSTSSKLSKKEINEQISELLHQSIQSKGVINLFQDFERGFSLFDPNFLEKIEKLEQKNLSVELLNKLLSDEIRSILRTDVVKGDEFSERLRRIMKKYRESLVDNAETLDRFVGLADTVNEDYDEYKATNLRNTREELIKLAKEALALEEEHKSLGLTRAEMAFYHAISNPANVQDFYTDNQLIQITKELAESISEEMTSDWMMRESGRANVHRTIKRLLKKYKYPGNYNEVIQLVIKQAEHWDGIRVANE